The DNA segment GCACTCCGGCGCCGCGCTGGAGGCGAGGCTCCAGGAGGTGCGCGCCCGCTACTTCGGCGCCGAGGCGGACATCATCGCCCAGGAGGAGGCGGCGGGCTTCTTCCGCTTCGAGCGCCCCCGGCAGTGGGGGCGCAACTGAGCCGCGGGCCTCAGGCCGCCTTGTTGAGCCACTCCTCGTAGGCGCGGTAGTCGTAGTCGCGGCCGAGGAAGGCGTGCACCAGGCGGGCCGCGTCGTCCGAGCCGCCCGGCTCCAGCACCTTGCGCCGGTACGCCTGCGCGGGGGCCGGGTCCAGCATCCCCTTCTGCTGGAACACCGTGAAGAGGTCCTTCGCGATGACCAGCGACCACATATACGTGTAGTAGTTGGACGAGTACCCCTCGAGGTGCCCGAAGGAGAGGTGGAAGTACGTGCCCTCCACATAGGGGAACGGCGTGTACTTGCTCTGCAGCTCGCGCACGAGCGCGGTGGCGTCCACGCTGCTCGGCTCCCGGCGGTACAGCTCCAGGCTGAGCGCGGCGTAGTACATCTGCTGCCGCACCCACAGGCCCTTGCCGAACTCCTCCGCGCGGCGCATGCGCTCCACCACCTCCGCGGGAATCGGCTCGCCCGTCTGGTAGTGACGGGCGAACGTCTGGAGGCTGGCGGTGTCGCGCGCCCACTCCTCCAGCATCTGCGAGGGGGCCTCCACGAAGTCCCACTCCGTGCGCACGCCGGACACGCCCGCCCAGCGCGTGTGGCCGCCGAAGATGTGGTGCAGCAGGTGGCCGAACTCGTGGAGGAACGTCTCCACGTCGTCGTGCTGCAGCAGCGCGGGCTCGGTGCCGGGCCGGGGGAAGTTGCAGATGAGCACGCCCTCGGGCAGCCGGCGGCCCGACTTGCCGCTGGTGAGGGTGAACTGGGCCGCGTGCTTGTACTTGTCCTCGCGCGGGTGCATGTCGAGGTAGAAGCGGCCGCGCAGCGCGGTGCCCTCCAGGACGTCGTAGGCCTCCACGTCCGGGTGCCACACCGCCGCGTCGGGCACCTTGCGGTAGGTGACGCCGAACAGGCGCGCCGTCAAATCCAGCATGCCCTGCTTCACGCGCGTGTACTCGTAGTAGGGCCGCACCACCTGCGAGTCGAAGGCGAACTGCTCCGCCTTCACGCGGTCCTCCAGGTAGGCCTGGTCCCACGGGTCCACCTTCTGGGCGCCGGGCACGTCGCGGCGCTTGCGCTCCAGGAGCATGGCGTAGTCGCGCTCCATGCGGGCGCCGGCTGCGTTGGAGATCTTCTCGATGAAGTCCGCGGCGGCCTTCTCGTCGCGAATCATCTTGTCCTCCGTCGCGTAGGCCGCCCAGTTGCGGTAGCCCAGCAGCGTGGCCAGCTCGTGGCGGCGGGCCACCATGCGCTGGAGGACATCCGCATTGGAGGGGTGGCCGCGCATGCGGAACAGGCGCCACATCTGCTCGCGGGACTTCGCGTCGCGCGAGTACGTCATGAACGGGATGATGTCCGGGTAGTCCGTGGTGATGCGCACCATGCCGTCCGGCCCGGGCGGGTGGGCACGCACGTAGTCGTCGGGCAGGCCGTCCAGGGCGGACGGCGGCAGGCTGCCGGTGCGCGTGTCCTGGAGCATGTTGCGGCTGAACTCCTGGCCGATGCGGACCAGCTCCTCCTGGAGCTCCTTCACGCGCGTGCGGGTGGCCTCGTCGCGGTCCACGCCGGCGCGGCGGAAGTCACGCAGCACCTTCTCCATCCACTTGCGCGTGGCGGCGTCCTCGCCGGACAAATCCAGCGAGGCGAGCACGTCGTAGACGCCCCGGTCCATGCGGATGTCGTTGCCGAGCGTCTCCAGCGCCTGCTCGGCGGCCTCGGAGGCCTCGCGCATGGCGGCCTCCGGGTGGGCATGGCGGACCACGCTGGCGCGGGAGCTGGCGTCATCGAGGGCGGCCATCGACTCGTCGTACAGCTCGAGCACGTCGCGCACGACGAAGGGGGGCCTGAGGGACTTGAGACGGGCAATGCCGGCGCGGGCGGCGGCCATCGCTTCCTCACCGGAGCGGCGGAACTCGGCCGGCGGGCAGGTGATGAGGCGGGCGGCGTCGGGAACTGGGGTCTCTGACACTGTCTGCTCCTGGACTTGATGACAGGGAAGGTAGGGCCGCAAAGGTAATGCGCCCGCTCGCTGGGGGCAGCAGCCTTCGCGGGCTGGAAAGCAGGAGGCCGCCCTGGCGTGCAGGTGCCAGGGCGGCCTCCGTGGAATTCTGGTCGTTTCAGCGGCTCACGGCTGTTCGGTGCTGCTCGTCGAGCTCTGCGGCTGGCGCACCGTCCGGACGATGAAGTCCGTCGCGTTGTTGTCCGTGTCCGCGCCATTGCCCCGGAGCGAATCGGACCCACCCTCCATGGTGGTCGCCGTGGACGAGGGCAGCGCCTTGCGCTCCAGGCTGCCACCGGCGGCCGGGTGGAACGGGCCGACGGTGCCTTCCGGCTGGTTGCCGGTGCCATAGGCCAGCCGGTCCACCGGGACGTCCGAGACGCTGGCGGTGAGCCCTGGGCCGATGCGGACATGGCCACCGCCCGTGGTGGAGGCCGACGTGTCTTGCGAGTACGTCAGGTCCGGGGTCGCGCTCCCGGTGTAGTGGGTGTGCGCGAGGAGGTAGTAGCCATGGGCCCGGATGAACGTGTTCGGGGGGATGGTGGCGATGCTCGCATAGCTCGATCCCGTGGCCGACTTGTACTGCACCAGCCAGCCCCCGATGTTCACGGCCGCGCTCGTCGGGTTGTAGAGCTCGATGAACTCGTCCGTCTGCACCGTGGTCGCCGTGCCGGCACCGCGCCCGCTGAACTCGCTGATGACCACGTGGTTGGCCACCGGGTACGCGTTCACCGTCACCGTGCCGTAGTCCGCCGGGTTGCCCGGGCCGACGACGCCCTGCTGGTCGCAGTAGGCCCACTGGTCCGCACCGGCCGGCCCGCGCGTGAAGCGGTAGCGGAAGCCGTAGACGTAGCTGCCGGGCGTGGTGATGTTCAGCGTCGCCATCGTCTCGTCGTCGTTGCTGCCCCCCGGCACGTCGTAGCCCGGGTTGAACGGCGCGGGCGCCCACGTCCAGGACTCCGGAGCGCCGGGGTCCGTGCCGTAGCCCAGCTCGGCGACGATGAACGGGAAGTTGTCGTTGCCCCGCTGATGCCGGTTGGTCACCTGGTCGTCGTAAAACCGGCTGTAGAGGGGCTGCGGCGTGTTGATGAAGATGGGCGCCGGAATCGTCTTCGGGGACTGGATGACGCAGTAGTCCACCGGCGGGTTGATGGCCACGGCGCACGTCTCGTTGGGACTGCCCCCCGTGCCCCGGTCAGGGTTGCCCGGGTGGACCGTGGTGGCCGAACACCAGTACCAGGGGTACTGGCGCGCGGCGGTGCCCACCACCACCGAGGACAGTTGCAGGGAGCGGCCCGTCGACTGCGGGAAGAAGGACGTGTACACGAAGTCGTCCACCAGGGTGCCGCCCATCTGGACGGTGAGGCGCCCCCCGGTTTCGAAAGCCATGGTGGGGGGGATGGCGTAGTCCGCCGGCACGCCGTTGGCCCACATGTCCAGTCTGTGCGCGATGACGAAGGTCCTCCCTGGGGCGACGATGCGCGGCTGGCCTGCCGGGGACTGCACGGTGAAGCTCGTCACCTCGCCCGAGCGATTCTCGTAGGCAATGACGATGCCGGTCACGTCGAGCAACTGGCTCGTCACGTTGGTGAACTCGATGTACTGGGAGTAGCCCGGGCTGGGCGTGGTCATCAGCTCGGTGACGACCAGCTGCCCCGCCGTCGGCGGAGACGCGGTGTCGCAGGCGCCCTCGAAGCAGACCCCACCTGGGCCGGGGCAGGTCGAGCGCACGGGATTGTCGCTGCACACCCCGTTGCCGTTCTGCACGACACACGTCGACTCCCACGTGTAGATGCTCCGCTGGTCCGGGTCGCACTCCGCGGGCGGAGGCGTGCAGACGACGCCGCTGCAGGGGCCCAGCACGTCGACGGAGGCGAGCGTCAGGGTGCTGCCGTTGCCGGCGCCGTCGAAGCTGCGCAGCCCGAAGTACCAGGTTGCCTCCGCGTTGGGCAGCGTCACGGTGGCCACCTCGTCGGAGCCCTGGGGCAGTGGCGGAGTGGTGGAGATGCGGGTCGCCGCGCCGAAGTTGACGTCGTCGATGGGCTCGGGGCTGTAGCGCAGCTCGTAGCTCGCGGCCCGGCCGGTGTTGCCGTCATCCCCCGGGGCCCGCCACGTCAGGCGGACCGTCGTGTTGTCCACCAGGCTCGCCGTGAGCGGGGCCGCCGCGGGCGCCGTCGGGTCGGTGACGACGAGCGTGGCATCAATCGTCGGAATCCGAGCGTCCTCCGTGCGCACGAGGAGCATGTAGTCCCCTTCCTGACTCACGGTGAGGTCGCTGAAGACGGCCACGCCATCCACCGGGTTCACGGTCAGCGTGCCGCCCACCGTGGCGCCAGCAGGCCCGGACAGCACCACCGTCACCGCTGGCATGGTGACCGGAGGGGTGTTGTCGAAGTCGTCGCGCAGGGCCACCCGCGTGGGGGCCAGCGTCTGGCCCGCGATGCCCGTGCCCGGCGAGTCCACGAGGAAGATGCGCGTGGGCGGCCCCGCCTCCACCGTGACGTCCTCCGTCTCGGACACATTGAGGTCGAAGTCCGTGAAGGAGACGGTCTGCGGGCCCGCGGTCCTCAGCGTGACGCGGAAGAGGAACTCGCCGTTGTCCGCGGCGGTGAACGTGTGCGGCTCCATCGGCCCCGGGTTCTGGTCCGAGGTGGCGCTGTACACCGTCCCCGTGTAGTTCGTCTTCCGGTTGCCGAAGCCGTCATACGCGGTGACGACGAAGCCGAGGGCCTGGCCGGCGACGACGGACCCCGGCGGCCGAACCGCCCGCAGCTCACCGAGCGCGGCCGGCTGCACCACCACGGCCTCGCGGGCCTGGAGCCCGGGCCCCGCCACCTCCTCCGCGATGAGCTCGCTGTTCCGCGCGGCGGTGAACGTCACGCTGAAGGTGTGGCGGCCCGCGTCCGCCTCGGTGAACGCGTAGTTGGCGGGCACGGTGGCCTGGGCGTCGCCAGGAATCCGGAAGCCCACCGTGCCCCGGTAACCCGAGACACGGTTGTCGAAGCCGTCCAGCAGCGTCACCGTCGCTTCCACCGCCGCACCCGCGACGGGCGTGGCGGTGGACAGCGCCAGCGACATGCGCACCAGCGCCCCCGGCGCCACGCGCGTCTCCACCGTGACGCTCAGTCCCGTCCCGCCCTGCTCCGTCACGGTGACGGAGCGCACGCCGGAGGTCCGCAGCGTCACGGGGAATGCGTGCTGGCCGCCGTCCTGTGCGGGAACGAAGGTGTAGTCGGCCGGGAGCACCGCCTGGGCATCGTTCGACGTGAAGTGCACCGTGCCGGCGTACCCGGTGACGAGGTTGCCGAAGCGGTCTCTCGCGCGGAGGGTGAGCTGATTCTGGGTCCCCGCCGTCACGTCCGCGGGCAGGCCCGCCAGCTCGAAGGCTTCGGCGGTGGCGCTCGCCACCTCCACGTCCAGCGAGTCGGTGAGCAGCGCATCGCCCGCATCCACCACCGTCACCCGCCGGAGGCCGGTGGAGACCAGCACCACGCCGCTGAAGACATGGCGGCCCGCGTCCTGCGCGGTGAATATGTGGTCGCCCGGCAGGCTCGCCCGCGCATCATCCGACGTGAAGTGCACCGTGCCGGTGTAGCCGGTGGCCACGTTGTCGAAGGCGTCGCGCGCCGTCACCTCCAGGCTGCCCGCGACGCCCGCGGTGACGGGCGCCACCAGGCCGGTGAGCGCCAGGGTGACGGCCGCGCCCGGAGCGATGGTGAGCGGGTTGCTCTCCACCGGCTCCAGCCCGTTGGCGGTGGCGGAGAAGCGGTGCGTACCCGCGGCCTCCACGCGCAGGCCGTTGAACGTGGCAATGCCGTTGACCGCCGCGACGGTGACGGGCTGGAACGTCCCGGAGCCCACGAGCGCCAGCGTCACCGGCGAGGTCGCCGTGGTGACGACGTCGCCGTTCGCATCCAGCAGGGAGACGCGCACGGCCGGCAGCTCGGCGCCCGCGTTGCCGCCCACGGGCTGCGTGGAGAAGACGACCTGCGCCACGTCCGCGTTGCGCGTCTGGACCTCGAGGCTGGCGGAGCGGGCGGACTGGCCCTGGTTGTCCGTCACGCGGAGCGCCACGTGGTAGGAGGTGCTCGGCAGCAGTCCGGAGAGGGTGGCGGACTCAGAGGTGCCCGGCGCAGCGGGGTTGCCCACGCCCGCGACTGGGGTGGCCGCGGTGAACTCGGCGTCGGTGGTGATGGGGCTCAGCGAGTAGCGCACCTCCTGGGCGGTCGCCGTGCCCTCGTGGCCGTCGTCACCCACGGCAAGCCACGTCACCGTGGCGCCGCGGGCCGTGGTTGCACCCGCCGACAGCGTGGGCCGGGCCGGGGGCACGTCGTCCGCGATGGTGATGGCCGTGCTGGTGGCGAGGGAGAGCCCGCTCGCGGAGGCGCGCAGCTGGAAGCTCCCTTCCTCCGTCACCCGGAGGTTCGTGAAGGAGGCCACGCCATCCACCGGAGCCACCTCGGTGACGCCCGCGAGGCCGTTACCGCCCTGCTCCAGCGCCACCGTCACCGCGGGCGCGCCCACGGCGGCCCAGTTCCCGAAGGCGTCCTCGAGCGCCACCGTCACGGTGGCCAGCGTCGCGCGCACGGAGGCGCTCTCGGGGACGGAGGTGAAGGCCAGCGCCCGGGCCTCCGCCGCCACCACGCCCACGTCCTGGCCCACCGTCAGCGCGGCGGTGGCGCCGTCCTGCACGGTGACGCGCTGGCTGCCCGCGCGCTTCAGGGAGAGGCCGGTGAAGGTGAAGCGGCCCGCGTCCTCCGCCGTGAAGGCGTGGGCGGCCGGCAGGCCGGCGGTGGCGTCCGTGGACGTCACGGCCAGCGTGCCGGTGTAGCCGGTGGCCACGTTGCCGAATGCGTCGCGCGCCGTCACCTGGGCGCTCAGGGCGACGCCAGCAGGGGTGACGACGGGCAGGCCGGACACCTCGAGAGAAGTCGCGGCAGCGGGCGCGACGGCGAACTCGGGACTGGCGGCGCCCTCCAGGCCGGCGGCCTCCACGTCGAGCCGGTAGCCGGTGCCCGCCTTCTTCAGCACCGTCTCCGTGAACCGGGCCACGCCGGCCACGGCATTGACCGTCAGCGTGCCCTCCAGCGCGGCGTCACCGGGGCCCGCAGCCAGCGACAGCGTCACCGCGTCCGTGGCGCTCGCCACGGTGCGGCCCGCGGCGTCCCGCAGCACCACCTCCAGGCCGCCGATGGGCGCACCGGCCGAGGCCGACAGCGCCGTGGCGGTGAAGGCCAGCCGCGTGGGGCGCCAGGCCGTGAAGTCGATGACGGGGCGCGTGGCCAGCACCACCGGGCCGCCGTCGGACTCCACGGAGACCGTCACCGTCTTCGCTCCCGCGCGCGTGGACACCACGGAGGCCGTGGTGCGGCCCTGGGCATCCGTCCGCGACGTGGGCTGCGTCACGGTGTTGCCCTCGCCGGACACCTCCACATTCACGGTGCGGCCCTCGATGGGCGTGCCGTCCTGCTGCTTCACGGTGATGGTGATGCCCACCGCGTCCAGGCCGCTGGCCACCTGCGATGCCCGGCCCACCTCCACCAGCGACAGCGCCGCATCCGGCAGCGGCTTCGTCGGCGGCGGATTCGGCGGAGTGGAACCACCGCCACAGCCCAGGCCGAAGGCCAGGCACATCACACTCAGCCCCAGCAGACGGGCGAGCGGCACGAGACGACGGGACATGGATTCTCCGGGAGCGAGCACACCCGCGCTTGGACGTCCCCCCGCGGGGTTGCATCAGCTTGTACCAGACATTCCCACACGGAGAGTAGTGTCCGGCCGTAATCTTGCGCCCCCAATGAAATTCCTTGAGGGCGCCGGAGTCCCTGAGTCCGTCGTTCCGCGGGGTTACATGAGGGCGGCCATGAGGGCGCCGCCGCCCAGGAGGGACTGCCCGCCGTCGCACACCATGATGGAGCCGGTGATGTACGAGGCGGCATCCGAGGCGAGGAAGAGCGCGAGCTGGGCGATGTCGTCCTTCTTGCCGAAGCGCTGCAGGGGCAGGGCCTGGATGATCTTCTGCTTGCCCTCCTCGTTGGGGGCGAGCCGGCGCATGCCCTCGGTGTCGTCGATGGGGCCGGGGGTAATCGCGTTCACCCGCACGCCGGAGCCACCCCACTCGATGGCGAGCACGCGGGTGAGCATGTCCACGCCCGCCTTGGCGGCGCACACGTGGGCCTGCATGGCCATGGGCAGGTAGGCCTGGGGCGCTGAGATGTTGATGAGGCAGGCGCCGGGCTTGCGCAGGTGGTCGAAGGCGGCGCGGCTGATGTTGAAGGTGCCCAGCACGTCGATGTCCATGACGGCCTTGAAGCCGTTGGAGGACATGCCCAGCGCGGGCGCGGGGAAGTTGCCGGCCGCGCCGCACACGACGATGTCCAGCTCACCGAAGGCGTCGCGCACCGTCTGGAGCGCCTTCTCCACGGCGGCGTAGTCGCGCACGTCGGCGGCCACGCCCATGGCGGAGCCGTGGGCCTGGAGGCCCTTCACCGCGCCCTCCAGCTTCTCCACGTTGCGGCCGTTGATGGCGACCTTGGCGCCCGCCTTCACGAAGGCCTCGGCGATACCGAGGTTGATGCCACTGCTGCCGCCAGAAATGAACGCCGTCTTGCCCGCGAGCAGCCCGTTCCGGAACACGCCATCTGCCATGACTCGTCTCCTGTGGAAGCGACCAGGCGCGGACTTGAACAGAAGCTGCCGCACCGCGCCATGGCCTTCACGTGGCGGACGGCGGGTACGGGTTGGCTGTGTTAGAGGACGCAACATGACCCGCCGTCGTCCCGAAATCCTCGCCCCCGCGGGGGACCTCGACTCGATGAAGGCCGCGCTGGCCAGTGGCGCGGATGCCGTCTACTTCGGCCTGGACGAGGGCTTCAACGCGCGGGCCCGCGCGGAGAACTTCTCGCTCGCCACCCTGCCCCAGACGCTGGCGCTCGTGCACCGCGCCGGGGCGCGGGCGTACCTGACGCTGAACACGCTGGTCTTCGAGCCGGAGCTGCCGGTGGTGGAGGACATCCTCCGGCGCGTGGCCGCGGCGGGCGTGGACGCGCTCATCGTCCAGGACCCGGCGATTGCGCTGGTGGCGCGTGCGGTGTGCCCCCAGATGGAGGTCCACGCCTCCACGCAGATGACGATTTCGAGCGCGGAGGGCGCGCGCTTCGCCCGGGGGCTGGGCGCCACCCGGGTGGTGGTGCCGCGCGAGCTGTCGGTGGCGGAGATTCGCCGGCTGGCGTCGGAGACGGACATCGAGCTGGAGGTCTTCATCCACGGGGCGCTCTGCATGTCGTGGAGCGGGCAGTGCCTCACCAGCGAGGCGTGGGGCGGGCGCTCCGCCAACCGCGGGCAGTGCGCGCAGTCCTGCCGGCTGCCGTATGACCTGGTGGTGGACGGCCAGACGCGCGAGCTGGGAGACGTGCAGTACCTCCTCAGCCCCAAGGACCTGGCCGGAGTCATGGCGGTGCCGCAGCTGGTGGACATCGGCGTGCACTCGCTGAAGATCGAGGGCCGGCAGAAGGGGCCGCAGTACGTGGCCACGGCGGTGCAGGGCTACCGGCGCTGGGTGGACGGCGTGGCGGCGGGGAAGCCGGACGCGGGCGCGCTGCGCAAGGACCTGGCCGACATGACGCTGTCGTACAGCCGGGGCTTCTCGCACGGCTTCTTCGCGGGCTCGGACCACCAGACGCTGGTGGAGGGCCGCTTCCCCAAGCACCGCGGCGCGTACCTGGGCCGGGTGGAGTCGGTGCACGGGCGCGACGTGCGCGTGGTGGATGACCCGGAGGGACGCCCCTGGACGGGCGCGCTGGGGCACGAGGCCACGAAGGCGCGCCCGGCCTCGCCCGAGGGCAAGGTGTCCTCGCCGCTGGAGGGCGCCGCGCCGGTGGCGGCCGAGCTGTCCCCGCGCCCCGGCATGGGCGTGGTGTTCGACGCGGGCCATCCGGAGGACAAGCACGAGCCGGGCGGGCCGCTGTTCCGCGTGGAGCGCAAGGGGCGCGGCTGGGTGCTGGGCTTCGGCAACCCGGGGCCGGACCTCGCGCGCGTGGCGCCGGGCCAGCGCGTCTGGGTGACGAGCGACCCTTCGCTGGCGAAGCGCACGGAGGAGCTGCTGGCACAGGGCGAGCCCGAGGGCCGCGTGCCGCTGGAGCTGACGGTGTCCGGCGCGGCCGGGGCGCCGCTGGCGGTGACGGGGCGGGCGCGCGGCGGGCACGTGTGCGCGGTGACGAGCGAGGTGCCGCTGGCGGAGGCGCGCGGCGGGGGCATGGACGCGGCGCTGCTGCGGGACAAGCTGGCGGCGCTGGGCGGGACGCCCTTCCACCTGGCGGGGCTGGACGCGTCCGGGCTGGCGCCGGGGCTGCACCTGCCGGTGTCGGAGCTGAAGGCGCTGCGGCGCAGGCTGGTGGCGGAGCTGGCGGAGGCCGTCGCGCGCGGGCCGGTGCGCACGGTGCGCGAGGGCTCGGTGCTGGACGGGCTGCGCACGTCGCTGCGGGAGAAGGTGGCAGCGGCGGGTATGTCAGCGCGCGAGCACGTCACGGCGGCGCCCGCGCCGGAGGCCCCGGGGAGCTCAACGCCGGGGCGCTCGCCGGAGGCCGGGCGGCTTTTGCCGCTGTGCCGGACGGACGAGCAGTTGGAGGCCGTCATCGCCGCAGGGCTGCCCGAGGTGGAGCTGGACTGGATGGAGCTGGTGGGCCTGCAGCGCGCGGTGGAGCGGGCGCGGGCGGCGGGGCTGCGGGTGACGATTGCGACGGTGCGCGTGCAGAAGCCCGGCGAGGAGGGCTACGACGCGCGCATCGCGAAGCTGAAGCCGGACGCGGTGCTGGTGCGGCACTGGGGCGCGATGATGCACTTCCTGGAGCGCCCTCCCGCGCCCGGGGAGGCCCGGCCCGCGCTGCATGGCGACTTCTCGCTGAACGTCACCAACTCGGTGACGGCGCTGCACCTGCTGGGACTGGGGCTGGACACGCTGACCTTCGCCCACGATTTGGACGCGGTGCAGCTGGGGGCCATGCTGGAGCACCTGCCGGCGGAGCGCTTCACGGTGACGCTGCACCACCACATCTCGACGTTCCACACGGAGCACTGCGTGTACTCGCACACGCTGTCGCACGGGCGCGACTACCGCAGCTGCGGGCGGCCGTGTGAGAAGCACCGCGTGTCGCTGAGGGACCACAAGGGGCTGGAGCACCCGGTGGTGGTGGACGTGGGGTGCCGCAACACGGTGTTCAACGCGCAGGCGCAGAGCGCGGCGTCGCTGGTGCCCCGGCTGCTGGAGCGCGGGGTGAAGCGCTACCGGGTGGAGTTCGTGCGCGAGTCGCGTGACGAGGCCGCGCGCGTGCTGGCCGCGTACCAGGACCTGCTGGCGGGGAAGATTGGCCCGGCGGAGGCGGTGCGCCGGGCGGCGGTGCACGAGCAGTTCGGCGTGACGAAGGGCACCATGAAGGTGCTCAACCCCACGTTCACCGTGCAGCGCTGACAGTGAGCAGTGCGCCCCGGGTCAGTCCTGAGGCGTGCGGCGGGAGAAGCGCAGCACGGCGCGGAACACGTCCTCCACCGCGTCGGCGTCCACCTTGTGCTCCGAGGCCCACTGGCGCCGCACCTCCAGCAGGCTCTTCTCCCGGCCCATGTCAGGCAGGGGCAGGCCGTGCTCCGCCTTCACCTTCGCTGCCTGCTGGACCAGGCGTGCGCGCCGGGCCAGCAACTCCACCAGCTCTCGGTCCAGGACGTCGATGCGCTCGCGGACCTCGCTCAGTCCGGGCGGCGTGGGGATGGCCTCGGACGCCGCGGGGCTGGCCGATGCCCGCGAGGCCTCGAGCTCCAGGTGCAGTCGCGTGAGCGCATCCATCAGCCCCACGCGCGCGTCCCGGCCGTAGGGATTCTCCGACTGCACGACGCCGAGCAGGTGCGGCACCTCCTGGCGTGCGTACTCCACCAGGCGGGCAATGGGCTGGAAGCTCGGCGGCGCGAAGGGGAGGTCCTTGCCGGCCTCCGCTCGCGCCAGGCCGTGTGCCAGGAAGAACGTGAGGACGTGCGTGCGCGCCATCAGCCCGTCGTGCGCATCCGGCGACATCTCCGTCACCTCGCACCCCAGTCGCTCGAACAGCGCCCGGGCCCGCCGTACGGCGTCGGGGTGGAGCTCGTTCGGGCACACGACGGTGCGCAGCGGGCGGTCGCCTCGCGCGAGGCTGGCCGGGCCGAAGAGCGGGTGCGTGCCGGCCCAGGGGATGTCGCGCCCGAGCACGGAGGCGAGCACCTGCACGGGCTTCACCTTCACGCTGCCTACGTCGAGCACGGCCTGCCCGGGTGACAGGTGCGGGCGGAGCTCCTCCAGCGTCGCGCGCATGGCAGACACCGGCATGGCGAGCACGACGAGCCCCGCTCCGGCGAGCACCTCCGGGAGCGAGCTCGCGCGGAGCGTGGGAGGCACCTCGGCCTGCCGGGGGTCGAGCACCCGGTGCGCAACACCGGCCTCCAGCAACAGTCCCGACAGGGCACGGCCGAAGCGGCCATAGCCCAGCAACGCGATGCGCTCCGTCATTTCGCCAGGCTCCAGATGCACGTGCAGGAAGAGGTACAGATCCTCGCATCGGCATGTTCCTGGCGAAAGCCCCCCTGCCCTTCAGAGCAGCTCGCGCTTCAGGTACAGCCGGGTCAGGTTCGCGCCAGGCAGCGTCTCGGTCGTAACCGACACCAGCTCCCAGCCCTGCTGCCCCTGGGCTTGAAGCCACTCCCAGATGTTCTCGCAAGTCCCAGCACCGGAGCCTCCCGCCTTCATGGCCACTTCGACAGGGTCCTTCCCGGCCCATTTCCCATTCACGAACGTGACCTTCCCCTCCTGTGACTGCCCACAGAGATACTCGAACCGGCGCGAAAACATGGAGGGCTCCTCTTGTCGGGGTTGCTCTCAACGACCCTGGAAGCGGGGAGGCCGGCGCTCGGCGAAGGCGGTGAAGGCCTCGGCGAGGTCATGCGACTGGAGGAACGCGGAGTTCCACACCGCCACGTAGCGCAGGCCGTCGGCCACGGACTTGTCTGCGCAGTACTCCATCACCTGCTTGGCGCCCTGGACGACGAGCGGCGGGTTGTCGGCGACGCGCCGCGCGGTGGCCCGCGCCTCGGTGAGCAGCGCTTCCGGCGTGGGGAACACCTCGTTGACGAGTCCCATCCGCAGTGCCCGCGCGGAGTCCACGTCTCCGCCGGTGTACGCCAGCTCGCGCGTGTTGCCTTCGCCGATGATGCGCGGCAGGCGCTGGAGCGCGCCGAGGTCCGCGACGATGCCGACCTTCACCTCGCGCAGGGAGAACTTCGCGTCCTGCGAGCAGTACCGGAAGTCACACGCTGCGATGAGGTCCATGCCGCCACCGATGCACCAGCCGTGCACCGCGGCGATGACGGGCTTGCGGCAGCGGGCGAGGCCCTCGGTGGCCTGCTGCATCTCCCCGATGAGCTTGAGCAGCTTCAGCCGCTCCAGGGCCAGGTTGCCCTCACCGGTGAGGAGGGGCCCGAGGGACTCCATCATCCCCATGAGGTCCAGGCCGTAGGTGAAGTTCGGGCCGTCGCCGCGCACGAGCACCACGCGCACGGAGTCATCCGCGTCCAGGGCCCGGATGGCCTCGGGCATCTCCCGCCAGAAGTCGGGCCCCATGGCGTTGCCCTTGCCCGGGCCGGTGAGCACCAGCTCGGCGACGCCCTCACCCTTCTCGATGCGCAGCGACTTGTACGTGCCGTCCATCCGTTCCTCCTCAGCGAGTTTCCAGCTCCTGAAACGTCACGCCATCCAGTCCCAGACCTGCCACCGCATCAACGAAGCGTTCACTGACGATGAC comes from the Pyxidicoccus xibeiensis genome and includes:
- a CDS encoding M3 family metallopeptidase gives rise to the protein MSETPVPDAARLITCPPAEFRRSGEEAMAAARAGIARLKSLRPPFVVRDVLELYDESMAALDDASSRASVVRHAHPEAAMREASEAAEQALETLGNDIRMDRGVYDVLASLDLSGEDAATRKWMEKVLRDFRRAGVDRDEATRTRVKELQEELVRIGQEFSRNMLQDTRTGSLPPSALDGLPDDYVRAHPPGPDGMVRITTDYPDIIPFMTYSRDAKSREQMWRLFRMRGHPSNADVLQRMVARRHELATLLGYRNWAAYATEDKMIRDEKAAADFIEKISNAAGARMERDYAMLLERKRRDVPGAQKVDPWDQAYLEDRVKAEQFAFDSQVVRPYYEYTRVKQGMLDLTARLFGVTYRKVPDAAVWHPDVEAYDVLEGTALRGRFYLDMHPREDKYKHAAQFTLTSGKSGRRLPEGVLICNFPRPGTEPALLQHDDVETFLHEFGHLLHHIFGGHTRWAGVSGVRTEWDFVEAPSQMLEEWARDTASLQTFARHYQTGEPIPAEVVERMRRAEEFGKGLWVRQQMYYAALSLELYRREPSSVDATALVRELQSKYTPFPYVEGTYFHLSFGHLEGYSSNYYTYMWSLVIAKDLFTVFQQKGMLDPAPAQAYRRKVLEPGGSDDAARLVHAFLGRDYDYRAYEEWLNKAA